In Phyllostomus discolor isolate MPI-MPIP mPhyDis1 chromosome 3, mPhyDis1.pri.v3, whole genome shotgun sequence, a single genomic region encodes these proteins:
- the LOC114505410 gene encoding olfactory receptor 13C8 gives MGRTNDSIVTEFVLVGLSSHPKLQTVFFVLVLWMYLMIFLGNGVLISVIIYDSHLHTPMYFFLCNLSFLDICYTSSSVPLVLNTFLTVRNSVPFSGCMVQMFLSFAMGVTECVLLGMMALDRYVAICYPLRYPVIMSKGVYMLMAAGSWVSGLVNSVVQTSLAMRLPFCTNNVINHFVCEILAILKLACADISINVISMTVSNLMFLVIPLLVISISYTFIVATILRIPSTEGKRKAFSTCSAHLTVVTIFYGTVFFMYSKPKSSRSVGTDNQDIIEALISLFYGVVTPALNPLIYSLRNKDVKAAVKNLLGRKNFSDGT, from the coding sequence ATGGGAAGGACCAATGATTCCATAGTGACAGAATTTGTCCTGGTTGGACTTTCTTCCCACCCAAAGCTCCAGACAGTTTTCTTTGTGCTAGTTTTGTGGATGTACCTGATGATCTTTCTGGGAAATGGTGTCCTTATCTCAGTAATCATCTATGATTCTCACTTGCACACCCCCAtgtatttcttcctctgtaatCTTTCCTTCCTGGACATTTGCTACACAAGCTCTTCTGTCCCACTAGTTCTTAACACCTTTCTGACAGTAAGGAACAGTGTTCCCTTCTCTGGGTGCATGGTgcaaatgtttctctcctttgcaATGGGGGTCACAGAGTGTGTGCTTCTAGGCATGATGGCACTTGACCGCTATGTGGCTATTTGCTACCCACTGAGATACCCTGTCATCATGAGCAAAGGTGTCTACATGCTTATGGCAGCTGGTTCCTGGGTCTCTGGCCTTGTCAATTCAGTGGTACAGACATCTCTCGCAATGCGATTACCATTCTGCACTAACAACGTCATTAACCATTTTGTCTGTGAAATTCTGGCTATCCTAAAACTCGCCTGTGCTGATATTTCAATCAATGTGATCAGCATGACAGTATCAAATCTGATGTTTCTGGTTATTCCATTGCTAGTAATTTCTATCTCTTACACTTTCATTGTTGCTACTATTCTGAGGATCCCTTCCACTGAAGGAAAACGtaaggccttctccacctgctcagCCCACTTGACAGTGGTGACTATATTCTATGGAACAGTTTTCTTCATGTATTCAAAGCCCAAGTCATCCAGGTCTGTTGGCACAGATAATCAAGACATCATTGAGGCCCTCATCTCCCTCTTCTATGGAGTGGTAACTCCCGCGCTCAACCCTCTCATCTACAGTCTGCGGAACAAGGATGTAAAAGCTGCTGTGAAGAACTTGCTGGGCAGGAAAAACTTCTCTGATGGGACATGA